One segment of Saprospiraceae bacterium DNA contains the following:
- a CDS encoding response regulator transcription factor, whose product MEHPVKVLLYEDNRDLREGIAYLLQATPGLQLAGAFPHVNNLKSELHAYMPDVVLLDINMPGMSGLEALPIIKSLYPKTQVIMQTVFDDDERIFQAIRSGASGYLLKNTPPAEIVQAVFDVHRGGSPMTTSVARKVLQYFQQPPKTHPADHLLSTREQDILKGLMKGYSYKLIADELHISIDTVRTHIRHVYDKLQVNSKTEAILKAMKEGWV is encoded by the coding sequence ATGGAGCACCCAGTCAAAGTCCTGCTATATGAAGACAACCGCGACCTCCGCGAAGGCATCGCTTACCTGTTGCAAGCCACGCCGGGGCTTCAATTGGCAGGAGCCTTTCCCCATGTGAACAATCTCAAAAGCGAGCTGCACGCTTATATGCCCGATGTGGTGCTGCTCGACATCAATATGCCCGGCATGTCAGGTCTCGAAGCTTTGCCCATCATCAAGTCCCTCTATCCCAAAACACAAGTCATCATGCAGACAGTGTTTGACGACGATGAGCGCATCTTTCAGGCCATTCGCAGCGGCGCGAGCGGCTATTTGCTCAAAAACACACCTCCGGCTGAAATCGTGCAAGCCGTGTTCGACGTGCATCGCGGAGGCTCGCCCATGACCACCAGCGTGGCACGCAAGGTGCTGCAATACTTCCAACAACCTCCCAAAACCCACCCCGCCGACCACCTCCTCTCCACCCGCGAACAGGACATCCTGAAAGGCCTCATGAAAGGCTACAGCTACAAGCTCATCGCCGACGAGCTCCACATCAGCATTGACACCGTGCGCACCCACATCCGCCACGTTTATGACAAGTTGCAAGTCAACTCCAAGACAGAAGCGATACTGAAGGCGATGAAAGAAGGATGGGTGTGA
- a CDS encoding peptidylprolyl isomerase, producing the protein MPRLFKNTITAALLLVASFAFAQNDPVLFTVKDNPVTVSEFKYIYSKTNQDKADFSEQSLRDYLDLYVKFKLKVQKARDMELDTAPSLRSELDGYRRTLANSYLIDKEVTDKLVRETYDHTLQDVDISHIFVACDRNAPAADTLVAYNRAMNWMKTVKGGVAFEKLAADSSEDKSAKDNHGNLGFVTAMLPDGYYLMEKAIYSAKPGELRVVRSYSGYHLVKINAFRPARGEVEVAQILLRKGEGEEQNAAQRMRADSAYQALKNGAKWDELCAAISEDKMSAPKGGYLGFFGINRYQRSFEEAAFALEKDGDFSPPVETSIGWHIIQRKSRRPIAAFDVAKRALTERVKRDSRSEVAKQSMIERIKKENNFKEFPKALDEWSDKQTDSIFLTFKWKPDSVKSQTPLMRFNDKNYTVADFEDYCARAGRDRMRGAGYPLEETVQRLYKSWSDETAMAYEESQLDKKYPEFKSLMREYEEGILLFEALKQNVWDRANTDTVGLQKYFDVNLSQKYKWDERARANIYTLKTDDPKVLANVREFAAKNPAAKVLDKFNKKDNEIITVMERIYEKGKNKELGNLWKAGDLTDAKTDANTKTASFIKIEEIMPPTPKTLSEARGYAVADYQDYLEKQWIEELRREYPVKVNEEALKTLIKK; encoded by the coding sequence ATGCCTCGTTTATTCAAGAACACGATTACGGCGGCCCTGCTGCTCGTTGCCAGCTTCGCTTTTGCCCAAAACGACCCAGTGCTGTTCACGGTGAAAGACAACCCCGTGACCGTTTCCGAATTCAAATACATCTATTCCAAAACCAATCAGGACAAAGCCGACTTTTCCGAGCAATCGCTGCGCGACTACCTCGACCTCTATGTCAAATTCAAGCTGAAAGTACAGAAAGCCCGCGACATGGAACTCGACACCGCGCCCTCGCTTCGCAGCGAACTGGATGGCTACCGGCGCACCCTCGCCAACTCCTATCTGATTGACAAGGAAGTAACAGACAAACTCGTCCGCGAAACCTACGACCACACCCTGCAAGACGTGGACATCAGCCACATCTTCGTGGCTTGCGACCGCAATGCCCCCGCCGCCGACACGCTCGTCGCCTACAATCGCGCCATGAACTGGATGAAGACGGTGAAAGGAGGCGTGGCATTTGAAAAGCTCGCTGCCGACAGCTCCGAAGACAAATCGGCCAAAGACAACCACGGCAACCTCGGCTTCGTGACCGCCATGCTGCCCGATGGCTACTACTTGATGGAAAAAGCCATTTACAGCGCCAAGCCCGGCGAACTGCGCGTGGTGCGTTCCTACTCAGGCTACCATCTCGTGAAAATCAACGCCTTCCGTCCCGCTCGTGGAGAGGTGGAAGTGGCCCAAATCCTGCTAAGAAAAGGAGAGGGCGAGGAGCAAAATGCCGCCCAACGGATGCGCGCCGACAGCGCCTACCAAGCCTTGAAAAATGGCGCAAAATGGGACGAGCTGTGCGCTGCCATCTCAGAAGATAAGATGTCGGCCCCAAAAGGTGGCTATCTCGGCTTCTTTGGCATCAATCGCTACCAACGCTCGTTTGAGGAAGCCGCCTTTGCGCTCGAAAAAGATGGCGACTTCTCCCCACCCGTGGAAACCAGCATCGGCTGGCACATCATCCAACGCAAGAGCCGCCGCCCCATCGCCGCTTTCGACGTGGCCAAACGCGCACTCACAGAGCGCGTCAAGCGCGACAGCCGAAGCGAGGTGGCCAAGCAAAGCATGATTGAACGCATCAAAAAGGAGAACAACTTCAAGGAATTTCCGAAGGCACTGGACGAATGGAGCGACAAACAAACGGATTCGATTTTCCTGACTTTCAAATGGAAGCCAGACTCCGTGAAATCGCAGACACCCCTCATGCGCTTCAACGACAAAAACTACACGGTGGCGGATTTCGAGGACTATTGCGCACGAGCCGGACGCGACCGTATGCGCGGAGCGGGCTACCCACTGGAAGAAACCGTGCAGCGGCTTTACAAAAGCTGGTCGGACGAAACCGCTATGGCCTACGAGGAAAGCCAACTCGACAAGAAATATCCCGAGTTCAAATCGTTGATGCGCGAGTATGAAGAAGGCATCCTGCTTTTCGAGGCGCTCAAACAAAACGTGTGGGACAGAGCCAACACAGACACCGTCGGGCTGCAAAAATACTTCGATGTCAACCTAAGCCAGAAATACAAATGGGACGAACGCGCCCGCGCCAACATCTACACCCTCAAAACCGACGACCCCAAAGTGCTGGCCAATGTGCGCGAGTTCGCCGCCAAAAATCCTGCCGCCAAAGTGCTCGACAAATTCAACAAAAAAGACAACGAGATAATCACCGTCATGGAGCGCATCTACGAGAAAGGCAAAAACAAGGAGCTTGGCAATCTTTGGAAAGCCGGCGACCTGACCGATGCTAAGACGGATGCCAACACAAAGACCGCCTCCTTCATCAAAATCGAGGAAATCATGCCACCCACTCCCAAAACGCTGTCCGAAGCACGGGGCTATGCAGTAGCCGACTATCAGGACTATCTTGAAAAACAGTGGATTGAAGAGCTCCGCCGCGAATATCCCGTGAAGGTGAACGAAGAAGCGCTGAAAACGCTGATTAAGAAATAA